The sequence AGCGGTACCATCGCGTCGACCGGAACACGATCGATTACAACCTGGTCATCGACGATTCCAAGACCTACACGAAGATCTGGAACACCGAACCGCGGCAGATCAAGATGAAACCGGGTGTGGAGATTCCGGAATCGTTCTGCGTCGCGTCCGAAGAAGAAGAATTTGCCCGGAGAATTCGCCAGCCCGCGGCCCGGCAACCCGGAAAGGATTGATGATGTACAAAGCATCGATTGCTTGTGGTGTGGGACTGCTGCTTTTGTCCGGCACGGTGTGGGCACACCATGGGAATTCCGCCTACGATGAGACGGCGCGTGTGCCGATCAAAGGCGTCGTAACGGAATTCATATGGACGAATCCGCACTCGCAGATTTACCTCGACGTCAAAGACAAGGAAGGCGCTATCGTGCATTGGGCGGTCGAGACGAACAGCCCGGGCATCCTGACGCGGGCCGGCTGGACGAGACGTTCGCTCAAGGTTGGCGATGCAGTCACGATCATCCTGTGCCCGGCAAAGAACGGCGCGCCGGTGGCATACATCGGGTCGGGAGATCCGGGAACGAAAGTCAGCTTTGCGGATGGCCGCGAGCTGGATTTCAAAGACAAGACGGCTGCGGGGCAGCAGTAGGCGCGTGTGCGCAAATGAACCTGCTTCTCGTCAATCCGCCGATATACGATTTCACGGCGTTCGATTTCTGGCTGCGGCCGTATGGGCTGTTGCGCGTGGGCGGCCGGCTTCGTTCGCACCGGCTTACGGCATTTGATTATCTCGTCTCGCATGACCGCGACGATTTCGGCCGTGGCAAATTCCAACGGCAATTGCTTCCTAAGCCGGAGGCTCTCGCAGACATTCCCAGGCGTTATTACCGGTTTGGCCGGTCCCGTGAAGATTTTATCGAAGTCCTGTCGAGACAGACATTCGATGTCGTTCTTGTCCAGACAGTGATGACGTATTGGTATCCCGGCGTGCGCGAAGTGATCGAGGATGTCCGCCGGCTGCAGCCGCGGGCCAGAATCGTTTTCGGCGGCGTTTATGCGACGCTGTGCCCGGAGCATGCGGCCTCGCTCGGCGCGGATCAAGTCATCACGGGGACGGACCTCACCTCGCTTGGCCTGCCGTTGTCCGATGGTCTTCCCGTGTGGGAGACGGTCGATAGCCATGTTGGTGTTTTGAAAATCACCGAAGGCTGCCCCTTCCGTTGTACATACTGCTCCGTGCCTGTCGTGTATCCGAATTTCAGCGCAAGACCGCTGGAACGGTGCATGGAGGAGCTTCGATATCTCGTCCGGCTCGGCGCCCGCCATGTCGCTTTCTATGACGATGCGCTGCTGTTCAAGCCCGAGCACATTCTGCTGCCGTTTCTTGACGCGGTGCTGCGGGAGAACCTTCGAGTGCAGTTTCACACGCCGAATGCTCTAAATGCGCGATTCATCACGCCGGAGATTGCGCGACTGATGGTCCGCGCAGGCTTCAAGACATTCTTTCTTGGATTCGAATCGAGCGCATATGAGTGGCAGCGGAAGACGGGCGGTAAGGTGTATTCGGAGGAATTCGCCGACGCCGTGCGCGCGCTGGGTGAGGCGGGTGCCGCATCGGTCACGGCTTACATTATCGCCGGGCATCCGGAATCGTCAGGCCAGCAGCTGGAGGCGTCGATCCGCTTCGCAGCGGAGCAGGGCGCGCGTGTGATGCTGTCGG comes from Terriglobia bacterium and encodes:
- a CDS encoding DUF6152 family protein — translated: MMYKASIACGVGLLLLSGTVWAHHGNSAYDETARVPIKGVVTEFIWTNPHSQIYLDVKDKEGAIVHWAVETNSPGILTRAGWTRRSLKVGDAVTIILCPAKNGAPVAYIGSGDPGTKVSFADGRELDFKDKTAAGQQ
- a CDS encoding radical SAM protein, with the protein product MNLLLVNPPIYDFTAFDFWLRPYGLLRVGGRLRSHRLTAFDYLVSHDRDDFGRGKFQRQLLPKPEALADIPRRYYRFGRSREDFIEVLSRQTFDVVLVQTVMTYWYPGVREVIEDVRRLQPRARIVFGGVYATLCPEHAASLGADQVITGTDLTSLGLPLSDGLPVWETVDSHVGVLKITEGCPFRCTYCSVPVVYPNFSARPLERCMEELRYLVRLGARHVAFYDDALLFKPEHILLPFLDAVLRENLRVQFHTPNALNARFITPEIARLMVRAGFKTFFLGFESSAYEWQRKTGGKVYSEEFADAVRALGEAGAASVTAYIIAGHPESSGQQLEASIRFAAEQGARVMLSEFAPIPGTPDGEACRAYTQLDEPLNHNKAAFTLRFLGQDRVNALKALCREVNRTAVQLSAMPNQTFFSRR